The Arachis ipaensis cultivar K30076 chromosome B05, Araip1.1, whole genome shotgun sequence nucleotide sequence ATTGAAGGACCACCAAGATCATGTGGTATTTGTGCTTGTAACAACCATTACACTGATAAGTGCCCTCAACTCCAAGAGGACACTACATTAGCGGTAGCCAATTCATACCCACAAAGACCCAACTACAATCAACATGGAAATCAAaaccaagggtggagggataattctAATCAAAGGTGGAACCAAGCCCCACAAGCTCAACCTTACCTAAGCCAACAAGCCTACTATCATCAAGCTCCTCAAGGTCAACCACAATACCAACAATCCTACCAAAAACCTCCAAAATCTCAACCTCAAGGGAGGTATCAACACCCAAATAGTAGACCTAACCCTTCTCAAGGCAATCAAGGTCCTCTTCCTAATCAACCCTACATGAATGATACACTCCAAACCTTTATGCAAGAGCAACGGGAATTTCACAAGAAACAAGAAGCGTATATGTCTACAATTGGTGAAGCACTCACCCGTCTGACTCTTTCGCCCCCCAACTATACACAATGCCCAACAAGCCTCAACTTCTAATGGTTTTCCCTCACAACCTCAACCGAATCCTAAGGGAGAATCAATGCTATCACCCTTAGGAGCGGCACTAAGTTGGATGAAATTGGTGTTGTGCCTACAAGTTCGAGTGAGGAAACCCACAAGGAAAAGGTGGGAGATGATATGGGAGTGatgaaggatgaagaggaagatgTTGAGAAGGATGAGGAGGGACCGCTCAAGGCCAAGGAGCCAAAGAGAAAAAATTCGATTGAAGAGCCTATGCCCATTCCATTCCCAACTTTGGCCAAGAAGGCCAAGAAGCAAAAACAACTTGACCCCAacatggtagaaattttcaagaaTGTTGAAGTCACCGTCCCTCTATTTCAAGCCATTCAACATGTTCCCAAATATGCCAAGTTCCTCAAAGATCTTTGTACCCACAAGGAGAAAATTGGCGAACTCAACAAAAGGCCGGTAGATGATTCTATCTCTTCTCTAATTCCTGAAAAATGCAATGATCCCGGCCCATGTTTGGTTACTTGATTAATTAGCGGGATAAAGTTCACAGACTGTATGTGCGACTTGGGGGCGTGCGTAAGCATTATGCCACTCTCCATTTATGAGAGATTGAACTTGTCACCCTTAAAGAGGCCCGGGGCGATATTCGTGTTGGCCGATAAGAGCATTATATCAGTTGTGGGGATTGTAGAAAATGTTCTGGTTAACATCCAGGTTTACTCTTCCCGGTAGATTTCCACATTTTGGAGACTCATCCCATtaactcagacaagccatcatccatTCTACTTGGAAGGCTGTTTCTAAAGACATCCCGGTTCAAGCTGGATGCACATTCTTGAGTCTATTCTTTTGAGGCCGATGGCAAGGTAGCAAAGTTCACATTGGAGGAATCCAGGAAACCCATCCTCGAAGTCTATTCTATCTTTGGGTGCGATATAGTCGAAGATAAAGTGATAGAGGTTGGCaaagagcaagaagaagagaaggatgcCAAGAAGTCCAATTCAAGAAATCACACTCAACCTAATAATGCTAAGGAGTTGGAGATCTTCCTCCTTGGATAAGTTCAAAGTGACCAACGAAGCCATgcaaagtccaacttaggactctaaaccaaagtacttggtgggagacaccccaccatggaaCATTGTTCCAACTTTATCTTTTTGTATATAGCTTTTTGAATTAGTTACTTTCTTGTGGTATGATGATTAGATTAATTTTGATTTGGTATTTTTGGATTGAATAAGTTGGATTGCttgtggatcatgaatttatgcttGTTTGTATGATTTGGGATTGGTATGTTGCTATACTATAGGAGGGAACCttagttttgaaaagaaaaatttttgtggAACAGGGCACATGTACGTGCACACCACCCTGTGCGCGCACACAAAACTGCATTTTCCATCATCTGTGTAAGCGCACGCCCTTGTGCGCCCGCACACTCTTTGCAGCACCCTCTGGTCGCAGCGCCAGCGCTGCCTACCCTGTTTTTGATGCCTTGTGCGGACATACGTATTCCCCTTATCACGCTTCTTGTGTggccgcacagacgtgtgcgtccgcacaccgaTTAACAACCCTTCTGGTGGGAGCGTCAGCATGAGCTATCCGCGTGAACAACCTTCCCCCATCTTCGTTCTTGTGCATGCGCACGGACctatgtgtgcacgcacacacgaCTCTGTACGTCCACCAATTCCAAAAAAAGAGAGAAGCTTTTTGTGCGAGCGCACGCCCTCTGTGCGCCCGCACGCGTTGTTGCAGCCCTTCTGGTGGGAGCAATCGCATGCTCTGTGCGCCTGCATCCCCCTCATTTTCGCGTTTTATGCGTACACACCAGTTTATGCGTACGCACATACCCCTCTATCTTGTGACCTCTGTGCGCGCGCTCCCTGCTGTGCATCCACACACGCTTATACACCCCCTCTAGTCGCGTCGATCGCATGCTTTGTGCGTTCGCAACCATTCTAATTTTTGCTTTTTGTGCGTCCGAATAGGCCACTGCGCGCACGCACACGACTCGTTTTGGGCGTTAACTGAGCAACCTACCCTGTTGAGCAGTAGtctcattctcttctttttctcactGCTGTCGCTTCCCTCACCTCTGCCCTCAGGTTCAGGCGACCCCGCCGCCGTCACCCCGCCGCCGCCTCTCTCTGTCAtaacttctctctctctctcatttctcttcttttttcttttctttctttcttttccttatcTTTTCTCTCTTCACCACCGATGAGTTCTCCCTCTCCGGCATTTTTCTGGAGAACCCAACCGTCGTAAATCGCAGTGGCTATAAGAAGTGCCATTGTTTCTTCCTCATTTCTTGTTTGTTTCAACCTTCAATTTTCAGGTTcttattttccctttttgttGATTTTTGCAATTGTTTTGATGTTCTTTTCATGTTGCTTAGATTAAATTTAGTGCTTTTCTTTGTCTCTTTGTATTGCAAGTGTTAATATTTGATTATGGGTTGATTATGATTGAATTTGAGCATTAATTGTGATAACCTTGCACATTGCATAtcacatgtttgatgaaatgcctcattgaatattttatttgattcatATGACATGGCCTTCTTATGTGTTCAAATTATCTCttgttaggcatattgtatgaattGTGCACCTTCAATTATAACTTTTGATGGTAGCTAAGTGAATTCACCAATGCATTTCCTTGTATGTTGATGTGCGATTTTGGTTACAAATGCATTGTGTTATGTAAAACTCAATTGTCATTGTTCGTCTCGAAATTTGGATTCGGTAATCACTTTATAATTGTTCAATTTTagatgatgtcttgatcaaacatcttttggcCTCAACTTAAGAACATTGCACATGTGGTTACCacttcttgaggatgagcaattgacacttcactttgagtgcatggttgataaatcactattttatggtttatcttgtgctcaattgaatggtttttatcaactctttacccacttattcatactatttgcatggttttacatttgccttcctaattatgtgctttgattgaaaacatgcttctttggccttaagttccctatgtttaaattctctcttattaccattagatgccttgatatgtgtgttaagtgatttagagattacagggcaggaatggctcagaggatggaaaggaagcgtgcaaaagtggaaggaatacaagaagttggagaaattgctaagctgtctagcctgacctcttcgcactcaaacgactataactttagctacagaggtccaaatgagatggtttcagttgcgttggaaagctaacgtctgaggcttcacaacaatatataatttactatagctacctgatgagcggataatttatacgctttttgacattgtttttagtatatttttagtaggatctagttacttttagggatgttttcattagtttttatgttaaattcacatttctggattttactatgagtttgtgtgtttttctgtgatttcaggtattttctggctgaaatttagggacttgagcagaaatcagattcagaggttgaaaaaggactgctgatgctgttggattctgacctccctgcactcaaagtggattttctggagctatagaactcgaaatggcgcgcttccaattgtgttggaaagtagacatccagggctttccagaaatatataatagtccatactttggccaaaaatagatgacgtaaactggcgttcaacgccagctttctacccgaatctggcatccagcgccagaaaaggagccaaaaccagagttgaacgcccaaactggcacaNNNNNNNNNNNNNNNNNNNNNNNNNNNNNNNNNNNNNNNNNNNNNNNNNNNNNNNNNNNNNNNNNNNNNNNNNNNNNNNNNNNNNNNNNNNNNNNNNNNNNNNNNNNNNNNNNNNNNNNNNNNNNNNNNNNNNNNNNNNNNNNNNNNNNNNNNNNNNNNNNNNNNNNNNNNNNNNNNNNNNNNNNNNNNNNNNNNNNNNNNNNNNNNNNNNNNNNNNNNNNNNNNNNNNNNNNNNNNNNNNNNNNNNNNNNNNNNNNNNNNNNNNNNNNNNNNNNNNNNNNNNNNNNNNNNNNNNNNNNNNNNNNNNNNNNNNNNNNNNNNNNNNNNNNNNNNNNNNNNNNNNNNNNNNNNNNNNNNNNNNNNNNNNNNNNNNNNNNNNNNNNNNNNNNNNNNNNNNNNNNNNNNNNNNNNNNNNNNNNNNNNNNNNNNNNNNNNNNNNNNNNNNNNNNNNNNNNNNNNNNNNNNNNNNNNNNNNNNNNNNNNNNNNNNNNNNNNNNNNNNNNNNNNNNNNNNNNNNNNNNNNNNNNNNNNgccgttgccggggattgttcgagtttggacaactgacggttcatcttgttgctcagattaggtaattttctttttgttttattttcaaaaattttttaaaaatctttcaaaaagtTCTCatcagttttcgaaaaaaaaatgttttcaaaaataaattattctatagcttcaaaatttttaagaatgaattctagtgtttcatgaagcatgttgaagcctggctggctgtaaagccatgtctcaattcttatactcaagtaacctttttcaaaaactattttcgaaaatcactaactctttttcaaaaattgttttcgaaaattcacttccccctctcatcttcttctatttgtttattgatatactaacatctttccttcaactctccaaaaatccgaaccccctctctctctgagttcagattttcttcccttcttttcttctactaacacaaggatccctatactgtggtataagggatccatattattattactattttttctgtgccatcttctttgtcatatgagcaggagcaaggacaagaacattcttgttaaagcagatccagaacctgaaaggactctgaagaaaaaattaagagaagctaaaatacaacaacccagagataacctttcagaaattttcgaaccgGAAGAGGAGATggaagccgaaaataataataatgtaaggaagatgcttggtgactttactgcacctaattccaatttacatggaagaagcatctccattcctttttcacacaaccccataaacactcttccccaaaaacccttcaccaatcacctcaatctctcttccccatcacctcttcaccacgcacatccatccactcttccccataaacctacctcataaactccacctaccttcaaaattcaaaaccaatttcccacccaaaccccccATATAGCCGAACTTTAACCACCCcttccttccctatataaagacctccattcttcatcaaattcacacaacacacccgtctacacccttcttggccgaaaccacatctccctctccctctccatattccttcttcttcttcttctattcttttgtttattgctcgagggcgagcaatattctaagtttgctcttgctcgaggacgagcaaaattctatgtttggtgtggtaaaagcataagctttttgtttttccattaccattgatggcacctaagactggagaatcctctagaaaggggaaagggaagacaaaagcttccacatccgagtcatgggagatggaaaggtttatctccaaagcccatcaagaccacttctatgatgttgtggccaagaagaaggtgatccccgaggtccctttcaaactcaaaagaaacgagtatccggagatccgacatgaaattcaaagaagaggttgggaagttctaacaagttggaaagtagacatccagggctttccagaaatatataatagtccatactttggcaaaaaatagacgatgtaaactggcgttcaacgccagctttctacccgaatctggcatccagcgccagaaaaggagccaaaaccagagttgaacgcccaaactggcacaaaagctggcgttcaactccaagaaggacctctacatgtgaaacactcaagctcaacccaaacacacaccaagtgggcccaggaagtggatttacacatcaattacttactcatgtaaaccctagtagctagtttattataaataggaccttttactattgtatttggcatctttggattaccttatgatcctttgatcacgttttagggcgctggccatctcggccatgcctggacctttcacttatgtatttttaacggtagagtttctacactccatagattaaggtgtggagctctgctgttcctcaaagattaatgcaaagtactactgttttctattcaattcttcttatttcgcttctaagatgggcattggatcatttttccgagagatgaccgaaagtagccattgacagtggtgatgtatcacataaagccagccatggaaaggagtaagactgattggatgaagatagtaggaaagcagaggttcagaggaacgaaaagcatctccattcgcttatctgaaattcctaccaatgatttacataagtacctctatccctattctattatttattattcgaaaacatcattatcaatttatatctgcctaactgaaatttgcaaggtgaccatagcttgcttcataccaacaatctccgtgggattcgacccttactcacgtaaggtattacttggacgacccagtgcacttgctggttagttgtatcgaagttgtgacaaattatgaatgtgtaatcacaattacgcgtaccaagttgctcacgtgccaggaatagtttggttaacaaagtgggattaaaatccaattctcatcacaattgataaggataggacttccagttctaataccttgccaagagtttattttattattactattttatttttcttatcatttaacatactggttccttactttcaaaacccccaatttacaaaactcataaccaataataagaacatacttccctgcaattccttgagaagatgacccgaggtttaaatactcggttatcaatttcaaaggggtttgttacttatgacaaccaaaatgtttgtaagaaaggacttttgttggtttagaagctatacctgcaacgaggatttattttgCAAATTTCTaggccacgcaaaagttctctcttcaatggTTATTATTGTTGTACACTCTTTTGCTAATAAAATTTCTTGCCAACAACCTCAATGACCATTACATTCAAAGCGTGTAATGAATTAATTGGTGCGAGCTTGAAgttgcttttatgttcatgctTTAGCCTCGCAACTTAAGCACTCAATTGAGAAGCAGTGAGCTTTATCCAATAAACAGTGTGGTTGCCATGGTATCCGGCCGGTGTGTGTGTTCCAACTGCGCGCATCATTGGAATATACACACTGTGTTTTTGTAAATCACACTATTTTTAGAGCTTCTTTTAACCTTGTTAGTGCTTCCTCagtaattttgttttattgttgccctatgatctcaaaatttttttattttattttcaggaTGCGAAAGAAGGGTAAGGCACCGGTTACTTCACTGGGTGTGCAACCTACCGATCACTTTCCTGATGTTTGGTGGGATCGTCAAGGTGATAAACCGAATACCTTGGTTAACTGAAGAGCCGACTCTCAATAGAGGCAATTGAGAAGTGCACAATCCATTGGGAGTGGCCGTTGAAGGTTCCAAGCCAGTACAAGGCGACCATTCATCAAAGGATTGTCTCGCTTCATTGGGAATTTCTCGAGCGAGAACCCATTGAAGTCAATGAAACTATGGTGCGGAAATTTTATGTaaactaccaagcttgggaagCAAAGTCAGTATTCCTCCGGGGACGGATGTTGGATACTTTCAATCAAGCTCTAGAAGCTATTCTGAACATCCCTCACATTCTGCTTGAGAAGGATGATTATTTCAAGATAAAAGTGGATGTGTTCAAAGGAAGAATATCTCTGGCTCCCATTCTTGAGAGAATAGGCCGTCCTGGTGCATCTTGGGAGTATAGCAAAGGGAGAAATTTTGTTCCCACTAGTATTGCTTACTCTAATTTGAATGCCGAAGCTCGTATATGGCATCAGATTGTGGTGGACTACATCCTCCCGAGCACCCACACTACCCATGTCAGATTTAGAACTGCTTTGCTACTTTGGGCTATTATGCCAGGGAAGCATATAGCCATTGTACCTTTGTTGCACAAATCGATTTGGAAATtggttgaaaagaaaaatatcCACATTCTATTTTAGTCGATGGTGATGCGCTTAGCAAATGCAGCGGGGGTAGAGAGGCAACCAGCGGACATCGTGTTAGAGTTTCCAagaggcaacaagttcattccGAGGGGAGAATTGGATGGATCCTCAGATAAGATACCCTCGAAGAGGAAGGCACCAGTAGCACCACCCTCAAGTCTACCAACCTCATCGACTTCTTTGCCGGTTCTCCGATCTCTTCCAGATTTATTCCGAGACATCTTGCACGCTATCCACCACATGGAGCATGTGGAGCAGAAGCGTTCTGAGTGGATAGCGGCAAGGCTAGAAGGAAGAGACCCTGGCCCAACTCTTGAGGTTTCATTCGAGCTAGTTGCGGAGAAGTATGATGAAGGTGACCAACCCATTCCCGATACCACCAGCTGAATGTAGCCCCGAAGTTCTCATTCTCCTGGATCTGAAgcaagcacggaggaccgtgcaagaactaagtgtgggggaggatcgacTTCATGGGGTAAAAATTTCTTTTCTCAAACCACTTTGCAATACTCTTTTAGTTCTTTTTACTAAATTTTAGTAGCTTTATCTTTATTGAACCTTAGTTGGTTTGTCTGTATATATCCCTTTAGTGTTCATAGTTATATGGTAGTTAATGTTTACATGATTGCATGATAGAATGAATAagttggtgaaacaccaaggaaTTTCCATGAAATCTTTCCTAGGACATACCATCggttgaattgaagaaaaattgtGTTTTCcgacttgcttgaagtattctgtttgtggaacatagaaaagagctagaacaacataccttgtaaGATTTGAGCTTTGATagatggttgcatttttcaaccataatATTTGTTCTGGTGTGATTTTACTCATTTTTACTGTGATAATTGATTTTCATGATTCTTTACATCTTGTATTTgttgtttggatgcatttagcatgattgaggctatCTTTGATGTTGAACTCAccaacctatatggccaacccttgtacTCACCATTGTGAACCCCTGTTGAGCCTGTAATTTCCTTTTGTTCTGATTTTAGCACATTATTTTcccttaagtgaaaaaccattgatgtccttgaattactctttgattagtTTGGATGAATTAGTGTGtatattctaagtgtggggagggggAATTGTTAGGAAGCATTGGTGATAGAGGCATGAAACTTATAGTAAAAAATTGGCAATTGGAAAATGCTCATGTGTTCTTTGTTTTAGGTCATATGCATCTCTTGCGTTAACAAAGAAaagaatttcaaaaaaaaatgtgcATAATAGAAAGTGAAATAAAAAGTTGAAATAAAGAATGTATGTGTTCATGTTTTGAAAAGAAAGTGCATGAGTAAGGTGAGATAGGAGAAAATTGGGTAGCTAGGTTGCATTGCTATAAGTATAtaggtgatataggattaggtgggcaCTTAAGCTAATtaaagaactaattctttaagtccacttaaccatatttatcctacctaaaccatgaccccattacaaccctccaaatacctcatgatatttgtctttcatgcatcaaatactagttgattgttagatgaagtgaaaatttttgaaaagcatgataaaaggagaattgagtgattaagccctaaacactgagcaaattgagtgaatacacatccggtgaggggttcgatcgctcaattctatgttcttgcatctcatgttgtatcttcttgcaagttgtttgttgattagttttgaaaagctcaattcaattctttggacattggTTTTAGTGCATAAACTCTTTGCATTTGCATTAAAGCCttcttgtgatggattggaatttcatggtttTTTTTACCAACTCTTTGCATAGTACATATTGGTAGTAAcccttaggatagttgcatgcgtTTAGGTAGTGCATAGAATAAATCGTTTTCCTTTCATCTATCTCCTTTGAGTGTGTTtagaatgaggacatgctagtgtctaagtgtggaaaaattgatgaatccatatttgatgatgatttttggttaaaattgaatggatttcatcatataaactttcacttattccactaaatagcatgcatttgaactttcctcctaatttgtgcttgattatgaaaacatgctcttttgtgcctaatttgattaattttattccatttaccttccattcgatgctttaatgttatttgtgagtgatttcagaggtataaggtaggaatggctaggagagaatagaagaagagcattcaaagtggaggaagcatgaagaatcaaaggagaagagctcagcctagtgtgcatacgcacagacctgcgtgcgtacgcacagccctcaGATCAGAGCCACGCATGTGCGTGAGCCGTACCGTGTGCGTCGTGCGTCCATTCATGCTTCGCCTAGTGTGCGAGCGCATGACTTCCTGGCGTATGCACGGGTAGAGATTTTTGGcagagtgtgcggacgcacacgtctgtgcgtctgcATAGGTGGACGAACATACCTTCATTAAAATCTCACGTGACTCACAATTTTGGtggtttggaggcccatttctaaagccatttagctcataagGAAGGGAGAATGAAGATCATAACATAGCATAACATTAGTAtagcttaggagtagtagtagataGCTTTTAGTATagttttctttaagtttttcatcatcttctctactaaggtttatactagggtttttacattcaagtgccatttccattttgatcttggattttgctaatttccattgtaagtatctctttgttTCTACTCAttatagttacattgttcttACACATTCTTATAATTCAAGTTATCGTTCAATTTCACTTCTCTTTTgcaatttctatttcttgttgatgaatttgatgagtgatgattgttatatgctttcttgagtctttattgttgattgagatcatttgttACTTTTGGTTccaagctttttctcatttttcccatgtttaaggtttttgcccaccaagtgtttgacaaaatgtcaagtaTGATTTGGGCTAGTTTTTtatctcttggcttgggaaaagtgagcaattgggttcctagagttggaatgtccaatatttagtgttcattttggattgttaattgttcttgttcccactaacgctatgttgttgctaaggcaattagtaagtaatttaggatttgtgggttaagaacacttatgctcatttaacttccTCTCTGATGTGAGGGTTAATCAAGTGAGATTGATCCATTCTAGTTGGCATAGTTGTGGTTTCAACAAGGAAAGGatccttagctcactccaagccaagatacCTTTTATGCTTAAATTCCTTTATACACATTACATTAGTTCCTTTTTACACTTTACTTGTCAATATTGCGTAGTTATTCTTtgattcctttattagttcatttattacaattttgcatATTCTTtcattgctttatatgtttatcCCTTTATTGAAAACCCCATGATCCTCACAACCAAGATTGcacactcattggtctcaagtgtcctcgggagacgacctgggaattgaAACTCCCggaattgaattggttttgaattgtgacatatcCTTTGGATTGatatttgatttgggaattaatcgttggtctaggctatactttcaacgatggGATTCTAATTTATGAAATTTTGGATTAACGGTAAATTTTCCTCACATCAAGTAGCTATGTATTTAGCCTCGGCTATAGACAATGCAACTGTAGCctgtttcttgcttgaccacacatTTAGTGACTGTCAAAGGAAGCAACAAATTCCTGAAGTGCTTCTTCTATCAACTCGgtcaccagcaaaatctgcatcacaatatcCTACTATACAAAactcatcagatttaggataccaaagaccaaaatcaGAGGTGTCATTTAcatatctaatgattcttttgacGGCTGAAATATGGGATACTTTTGGATGTGATTGGAATCTAGAGCAAACTCcaacactttgaacaatatctaGTCTAGAAGAAGTTAGAATATAAGAGATCtgatcattcctctataccttatTTCATCTACATCTTTGTCAttttcatccttttcaagtttagaGTTTGGATGCATTGATGTGCTCATTGGTTTAGAATTTTCTAAACCAAATTTCTTTACCAATTCTTTGGCATATTTACCTTGGTGCACAaaaataccactaggagtttgtttgatttggagtTCTAAGAAGAATGTGAGTTCTCCCATCATACTCATATCAAACTTACTAGTCATTAATTTTCCAAAATTAGCACACAAGACTTCATTAACCGAACTAAATACAATATCATCCATATAAACTTGAACAAGAATGAAGTTATCATTAGATTCTTTAATGAAAAAAGTTGTATccgtggtacccctttgaaaaccGTTTTTCAATAAGAAAGAGTTAAGTCTTTCATTCCAAGCATTAAGAGTTTGTCTCAAACCATAAAGAGCTTTTAAAAGTTTAAAAACATGGTTTAGGAAATCATTGTTTTCAAAACCAGTAGGTTGTGTCACGTATACCTCTCTATCAATAATATCATTTATTATAATTAGTAAAAAATTAGAATATTAGGTTTCTCCTAATAATATAATCATATACTTTTTATCAttaattgattaaaaatattattacatgtattataattttaattaataacatATAAATATTNNNNNNNNNNNNNNNNNNNNNNNNNNNNNNNNNNNNNNNNNNNNNNNNNNNNNNNNNNNNNNNNNNNNNNNNNNNNNNNNNNNNNNNNNNNNNNNNNNNNNNNNNNNNNNNNNNNNNNNNNNNNNNNNNNNNNNNNNNNNNNNNNNNNNNNNNNNNNNNNNNNNNNNNNNNNNNNNNNNNNNNNNNNNNNNNNNNNNNNNATTTTAagatttagaaaaaaattattaactaaGAGTAAATGGTAATTTTTGACTATGAAAGATTGAGGTGCTAACAA carries:
- the LOC107640831 gene encoding uncharacterized protein LOC107640831, encoding MQRDRETLYEYWERFKKLLEACPHHRIEELVLINYFCQGMNPQDKLLLDASSGGSLTKNKTAEEGWEIIADLVDSTQRSRARNPQPKALSEVSPSGDAVLTKTLGEMTILLRQITQGQQLPQALISSPPQPPRIEGPPRSCGICACNNHYTDKCPQLQEDTTLAVANSYPQRPNYNQHGNQNQGWRDNSNQRWNQAPQAQPYLSQQAYYHQAPQGRINAITLRSGTKLDEIGVVPTSSSEETHKEKVGDDMGVMKDEEEDVEKDEEGPLKAKEPKRKNSIEEPMPIPFPTLAKKAKKQKQLDPNMVEIFKNVEVTVPLFQAIQHVPKYAKFLKDLCTHKEKIGELNKRPVDDSISSLIPEKCNDPGPCLVT